Genomic DNA from Caldicellulosiruptor hydrothermalis 108:
TTCAGCGCAGAAAAGATATGGGTATCTAAGTGAAGAGGTGTCTTATCAATGAAAAGGATATATATAGAACCAACAGCATGTACAGGATGTATGAATTGCATCCTGGCGTGTATAGCTCACCATAAAGGTGTGCAATCAGTACTTGAGATAGACTTCTCAGACAATGATTTAGAATTTGCAAATAATGTAGTCTTGAACACCGAAGGGAAGATTGTCCCTATTTTCTGTCGACATTGTGACCAACCAGAATGCGTTACAGCTTGTATGTCTGGCGCGCTGACAAAAGACGAGACAACAGGATACGTAATTTGCAACCAGAGCTGGTGTGCAGGATGTTTTATGTGCGTTATGTCATGCCCTTATGGTATGATAAAACCTAACAAAAGTGGTGATGTTGCTATAAAATGTGATATGTGCCTGGACAGAGAAATACCTGCGTGTGTCCAAAGCTGCCCTGTCCAGGCTATTTCCCTTATTGATGTTGATTAAAGCGAGGGGAGAATTTGATGAAATATTTGATTATAGGTGCCAGTGCCGCAGGGCTAAGTTGCGCAAGGACACTCAGACGGCTTGATAGCAATGGAGAAATTGTTGTAATTTCAAAAGACGATATGGTATATTCACGGTGTATGCTTCATTATTTCATAAGTGACGACAGACCTTTGGACAAGATGAGATTCGTGGAAGAGGATTTTTTCGATAAAAACAAAGTAAAATGGATAAGAAATACTGCTGTGATAGAAATTAGACCTTTCAACAAAAGCGTTGTCACTTCTGATGGCGCTGAACATACCTATGATAAACTACTTATAGCTACAGGGGCTACCCCTGTAATTCCTCCTATAGAAGGCTTAGCAGAGGGTATAGAAAAGAGAAAAGATATATTTACCTTACGGGATATAGGTGATGCTATAAAGATTAAAGAAGCGGCTAAAACAAGTAGACAGGCAGTGGTCATTGGCGGTGGGCTAATAGGGCTGGATGTTGCAGTGAGCCTTAACAAGCAGGGAGTCAAGGTAACCGTAATAGAGATGAAAGACCATATCCTACCTCAGCAATTAGACAAGACAGCAGCGCAAAGGTACGAGAGGATTTTTAAAGACAATGGAATAGATATCATTACTGGACAAGCTGTTTCAAATGTAATTTACGGGTTATCAGGGAAGGTTAAAGGCGTGACTTTATCAGATGGAAGTTTTGTTTTTGCCGATATGATTGTAGTGGCAGTCGGGGTAAAACCTTCTTTTCCAAGAATAGATAAATGTGATCTTGAAATTGAAAATGGAATTATTGTAGATCAATACCAGAGGACTTCTATACAAGACATTTATGCTGCTGGTGATGCATGCCAATCGTATGAACTCTTGACACAAAGGCATATATTAACACCTATATGGCCTTCGGCTGTAAAACAGGGGCAAACAGCAGCATATAATATGGCAGGAATTGGTAAGCCTTTAATAGACAATTTTGGTTTTAAAAATTCAATGAAGTTTTTTGGCTTGAGTACAATAAGTTATGGATATGTAGAGCCACCTGATAACAGTTATAATGTAGCAATTTGCAGTGGACCGAACTATTATTACAAGGTGGTCTATAAAGAAAATGTCTTGTACGGTGCTATAATACAAGGAGATATATCAGGGGCAGGTGTGGTTGGTAAGCTTATACAAAATAAGTGTAACCTTTCTAATAAGTTAGTGAGAAATGACTGGAATAATGTCTTTAGGTTAACATATGGAGATTTTTTCAAACAAAATCAAGATGGAACGTTTGAATTTGCTTGTTGAAAAGATAATAAAAGCTATGTGATGCAGGTGGAGCAATTTCAAATTAGAATGGGGCTGTCCAAAAAGATGAATGGACAGCCCCTTTAATTTTGCTCTTTTGACATAATGATATATTTTTGATATAATATATCAAAAATTATAACATGAGATGATAACTCATGGCTCGTAAACATGATAAAGTCGTCTTCAAAAATTACAACCCATACCAATATTTAATGCCTATCGACCCAGAAGCTTTTATCCCTCAAAATCATTTGGTCAGAGTAATAAAGTACAAAGGTGGTGGTACAAGTAGTTACCACCCGCTGATGTTATTAAAGTTTTAATCTATGCTTACATACAAGGTATTTATTCATCAAAAAAAAATAGCTTGGGCTTTACGAGAAAACATTACTTTTATGTAGCTCTCAAAATATCAAGTTCCTGATTTCAGAACTATCAATAGATTTAGAAAAGAAATTTTGGGAGAGGCAATTGAAAATATCTTTGCTGAGGTGGTTAAACTTCTTACACAGTTAGGGTATGTAAACTTCGACTATTATTATCTCGAAGGGGCAAAAGTTGAAGCTAATGCAAACAAGTATTCACTTGTTTGGGCTAAAAGTACAAGAACTTTCGAAAAAAAAGTTAAGAGAGAAAGTGAAAAACATAATCGAAGAGATTGAAAAAATAAATGGAACTGTCTGCCTAAAGGAACACCCTGAGCTTGTGGAGAAGATAACAGGTTTCATGCCAAAGAACATTGTAGCAGACAGTGGCTATGGGCTTGATTGAAACTACCTTCATCTGAAAGAATGTGGCATAAATAGCTCTATTTAAGTATAACACATTTGATATGGAACAGACAAGAATATTTAAGAAGGATATTTTCAATGTAAATAACTGGGAGTGCATAGCTGAAGAAGATGCCTATGTTTGTCCTGCTGGTAAGAAGGTTAAATATTTGTATCCGAAGATAAGTGCAAATGAGAGAGGATTTGTAAGTTATGAGAAGATATATCAATGTGAAGATATTTGTAATGGCTGTGAGTACAGAGAAAAATGTTATAAAGGTAAGAGATGGAAGAAGAGATTTAATATAAGACCGAGGTTAGAGAAATTGAAGGAAGAGGTAAGGCAAAGGCTGTTAAGTAGAGAAGGCAAAGAGATTTACGAAAAGAGAAAGATAGAAGTTGAGACAGTATTTGGGATAATAAAGA
This window encodes:
- a CDS encoding 4Fe-4S dicluster domain-containing protein, which gives rise to MKRIYIEPTACTGCMNCILACIAHHKGVQSVLEIDFSDNDLEFANNVVLNTEGKIVPIFCRHCDQPECVTACMSGALTKDETTGYVICNQSWCAGCFMCVMSCPYGMIKPNKSGDVAIKCDMCLDREIPACVQSCPVQAISLIDVD
- a CDS encoding NAD(P)/FAD-dependent oxidoreductase, encoding MKYLIIGASAAGLSCARTLRRLDSNGEIVVISKDDMVYSRCMLHYFISDDRPLDKMRFVEEDFFDKNKVKWIRNTAVIEIRPFNKSVVTSDGAEHTYDKLLIATGATPVIPPIEGLAEGIEKRKDIFTLRDIGDAIKIKEAAKTSRQAVVIGGGLIGLDVAVSLNKQGVKVTVIEMKDHILPQQLDKTAAQRYERIFKDNGIDIITGQAVSNVIYGLSGKVKGVTLSDGSFVFADMIVVAVGVKPSFPRIDKCDLEIENGIIVDQYQRTSIQDIYAAGDACQSYELLTQRHILTPIWPSAVKQGQTAAYNMAGIGKPLIDNFGFKNSMKFFGLSTISYGYVEPPDNSYNVAICSGPNYYYKVVYKENVLYGAIIQGDISGAGVVGKLIQNKCNLSNKLVRNDWNNVFRLTYGDFFKQNQDGTFEFAC